A section of the Nitrospirae bacterium CG2_30_53_67 genome encodes:
- a CDS encoding alanine racemase, translated as MPSPRPTIAEINLQALRHNLHQVMRLAGPERAILAVVKADAYGHGAVEISRALKEEGIRFFGVATVEEGIKLREAGIDGSITVLGGVFPEEHSLLLDWNLTPVLYHLPWAQELSRMVQGLGHGIPVQIKVDTGMGRLGLNPDEALKDIPKIAQLPGLNVEGIISHFADADLEDKAFTEGQLKKFQALLDHLSDLGIRIPFRHISNSAAVMSFPPALFNMVRPGIMLYGYMPSDSFPGKVDLQPVLSWNTRIIHLKEVPAGTPLSYGRTFVTRRKSRIATLAVGYADGYSRSLSNRAEVLVNGRRAPVVGRVTMDMTLIDVTDIPEANLGGRATLIGEDKGDRITAWDLARWGNTIAYEVLCGIGRRVPRVYGRGEHGE; from the coding sequence ATGCCGAGTCCACGTCCCACTATAGCTGAAATCAACCTGCAGGCCCTGCGGCATAATCTTCATCAGGTCATGCGGTTGGCGGGCCCTGAGAGAGCAATCCTTGCTGTCGTCAAGGCGGACGCCTATGGGCACGGCGCCGTCGAAATCAGCCGGGCGCTGAAGGAGGAAGGGATCCGGTTCTTCGGTGTGGCGACCGTAGAAGAAGGGATCAAACTCAGGGAGGCCGGCATAGATGGATCCATCACGGTTTTAGGGGGGGTCTTCCCTGAAGAGCATAGCCTGCTTTTGGATTGGAATCTCACCCCGGTTCTCTACCATCTTCCCTGGGCCCAAGAACTCTCCCGGATGGTTCAGGGCCTGGGACATGGGATCCCGGTCCAGATCAAGGTGGACACCGGCATGGGACGCCTGGGGCTGAACCCGGATGAGGCCCTGAAGGACATTCCGAAGATCGCCCAACTCCCGGGGCTGAACGTGGAGGGGATCATTTCCCATTTTGCCGATGCAGACCTGGAGGACAAGGCCTTTACAGAAGGGCAGCTCAAGAAGTTCCAGGCGCTTCTCGATCATCTTTCAGATCTCGGGATCCGGATTCCATTCCGGCACATCTCCAACAGCGCGGCCGTCATGAGTTTCCCGCCGGCGCTCTTCAATATGGTACGGCCGGGGATCATGCTCTATGGGTATATGCCGTCGGATTCGTTTCCAGGCAAAGTGGACCTGCAGCCGGTCCTCTCGTGGAATACCAGAATCATCCACCTTAAGGAAGTCCCGGCCGGAACCCCGCTCAGCTATGGGCGCACCTTCGTCACCCGGCGGAAGAGCCGCATCGCCACCCTTGCCGTGGGATATGCAGACGGGTATTCCCGATCCCTCTCCAACCGGGCCGAGGTCCTGGTGAACGGGAGAAGGGCCCCCGTGGTGGGGAGGGTCACCATGGACATGACCCTGATTGATGTCACCGATATCCCGGAGGCAAACCTGGGAGGCCGGGCGACCCTCATCGGAGAGGACAAAGGAGACCGAATCACGGCATGGGACCTCGCCCGATGGGGGAATACCATTGCCTATGAGGTCCTCTGCGGCATCGGCCGCAGGGTCCCCCGTGTCTACGGAAGAGGTGAACATGGAGAATAA
- a CDS encoding DNA repair protein RecN yields MLRDLRIQNFAIIEDISLTFDLGLNIITGDTGAGKSILVGALGLILGGRGSPEMIRTGEEQARITACFDLRGQPEQIQRIRDLGIEIPDGELMVHRNLSRSGKAKITLNGDPATAGILSQISENLVDIHGQHEHHSLLNREHHIDLLDAFGGLSPILSQYKEVYLELTRLKEKLHRLEREGKDLPRRIDFLQYQIREIMDFNPEPGEEEDLIREIQVLRNTERIASLAQGAYAELYESEGAVSDRIGRIIGSLSELSSIDMRIEALSKQGEEVKYRIEDMARTLRDYLSRIEPDPDRLAAVEERLEGLRHLKRKYGPTIEEILQFRQAAEEDLKGLTGDEADHSLLNEACNKALTAAAKLAEDLSKSRRSSARSMERALEKELAVLGMSGTRFVAQMEKYPARPEDPADTRGRALTSKGMDQVEFLVSPNVGEEPKALSRIASGGELSRIMLAIKTVLAGVDRVGILVFDEVDSGIGGGIAEVLGKRLAFVARDRQVICVTHLPQIASQGNTHYHIAKEVQDGRTRVTARRLESKDRIQEIARMLGGIEMTRTTVQHAKEMLKLSNGL; encoded by the coding sequence ATGCTCCGTGATCTTCGTATCCAGAATTTCGCCATCATAGAAGATATCTCACTCACATTCGACCTCGGACTGAACATCATTACCGGAGACACCGGGGCGGGGAAATCCATCCTCGTGGGCGCCCTGGGCCTGATTCTGGGAGGACGGGGCTCGCCTGAAATGATCCGGACCGGAGAGGAGCAGGCCCGCATCACCGCCTGCTTTGATCTGCGCGGACAGCCCGAACAGATCCAGCGGATCCGGGACTTGGGCATCGAGATACCGGACGGAGAGCTCATGGTCCACCGGAACCTCAGCCGATCCGGAAAAGCAAAGATCACGCTGAACGGGGATCCTGCCACGGCCGGGATCCTTTCCCAGATCAGCGAGAACCTCGTGGACATCCATGGTCAGCACGAACACCATTCCCTCCTGAACCGGGAGCATCATATTGATCTCCTCGATGCGTTCGGCGGTCTTTCCCCCATATTGTCGCAATACAAAGAAGTCTACCTTGAACTCACCCGCCTTAAAGAAAAGCTGCATCGTCTTGAGAGAGAAGGGAAGGACCTCCCGCGCCGGATCGATTTTCTTCAGTACCAGATCAGGGAGATCATGGATTTCAATCCGGAACCCGGCGAAGAAGAGGACCTAATCCGGGAAATCCAGGTGCTGAGGAACACGGAACGGATCGCATCCCTGGCCCAGGGGGCCTATGCCGAGCTTTATGAATCAGAAGGCGCGGTTTCGGACCGGATCGGCCGGATCATAGGGAGCCTGAGCGAACTCTCCTCCATCGATATGAGGATCGAGGCATTGTCCAAGCAGGGGGAAGAGGTAAAGTACCGTATCGAGGACATGGCGCGTACCCTCCGGGACTATCTCTCCCGCATAGAACCGGACCCGGACCGGCTCGCAGCCGTAGAGGAGAGGCTGGAGGGCCTTCGTCACCTGAAACGTAAGTACGGCCCGACCATCGAAGAGATCCTGCAATTCAGGCAGGCCGCGGAAGAGGATCTGAAGGGGCTGACCGGAGACGAGGCGGACCACTCTCTCTTGAATGAGGCCTGCAATAAGGCCCTCACTGCCGCAGCAAAGCTGGCTGAAGATCTCTCGAAATCCCGCAGGAGCTCAGCTCGAAGCATGGAGCGCGCGCTGGAGAAGGAACTCGCCGTCCTGGGGATGTCCGGGACGCGGTTTGTGGCGCAGATGGAAAAATATCCGGCCAGGCCCGAAGATCCTGCGGATACACGAGGCCGGGCCCTCACCTCAAAGGGCATGGACCAGGTGGAATTCCTGGTCTCACCCAATGTGGGAGAGGAACCCAAAGCGCTCTCCCGGATCGCCTCCGGCGGGGAACTCTCTCGGATCATGCTGGCCATCAAGACGGTGCTCGCCGGCGTGGACCGGGTCGGGATCCTGGTTTTCGATGAAGTCGACTCCGGTATCGGCGGGGGCATTGCGGAAGTCCTCGGGAAAAGGCTTGCCTTTGTGGCCCGGGACCGCCAGGTCATCTGCGTTACCCACCTTCCCCAGATCGCCAGTCAGGGAAACACCCACTACCATATTGCAAAAGAAGTTCAGGACGGACGGACCCGGGTCACGGCCCGCCGCCTCGAGAGCAAGGATAGGATTCAGGAGATCGCCCGGATGCTCGGCGGGATCGAGATGACCCGGACCACGGTACAGCATGCCAAAGAGATGTTGAAACTTTCAAATGGCCTATGA
- a CDS encoding cysteine desulfurase NifS — protein MNRIVYLDYAASTRPYPEVIEAMQPFFLEHFGNPSSFHVFGTAPKKAIEQARAELADLIHAKPEEILFTASGTEANNLAVKGIAMAMEKKGKHIITSAIEHYGVLHSCKMLERLGFEITYLPVDEYGMVDPDEVGRSIRKDTILVSVMLANHEVGTIQPIREIAEITRGKKIPLHSDARMAVGHIPVDVGALGVDLLTISGQHFYGPKGSGALFISRGTRIQPLIHGGIQEQGRRAGTEDVPAIVGLGKASVMAKEKILEEMKRIAALRNKLEKGLINQIDELKVNGHPEKRLPGFLNICVRYVEGEGMIMMLVSRGIMAASGSACSSKALKASHVLTAMGVDHATAQGSLLFSLGRETQEEDIDYVLAEMPPVIKRLRMMSPIYPGNRS, from the coding sequence ATGAACAGAATCGTCTACCTTGATTATGCTGCATCTACACGCCCTTATCCCGAGGTCATTGAGGCCATGCAGCCCTTTTTTCTGGAGCATTTCGGGAACCCTTCCAGCTTCCATGTTTTCGGTACGGCCCCGAAGAAGGCTATCGAGCAGGCCAGAGCGGAATTGGCGGACCTCATCCATGCCAAACCTGAAGAGATCCTCTTCACGGCATCCGGCACAGAGGCCAACAACCTGGCTGTCAAAGGGATTGCCATGGCCATGGAAAAGAAAGGAAAGCATATCATCACATCGGCCATTGAGCACTACGGTGTGCTTCATTCCTGCAAGATGCTGGAACGGCTGGGCTTCGAGATCACCTATCTCCCTGTGGACGAATATGGGATGGTAGACCCTGATGAGGTAGGCCGTTCCATCAGGAAAGATACCATCCTGGTTTCCGTGATGCTGGCCAACCATGAAGTGGGAACCATCCAGCCGATCCGTGAAATTGCAGAAATCACACGCGGGAAAAAGATCCCCCTCCATTCCGACGCCCGCATGGCCGTGGGACATATCCCGGTCGACGTGGGAGCATTGGGCGTCGACCTGCTCACCATCTCAGGGCAGCACTTTTACGGACCCAAAGGGTCCGGCGCCCTTTTCATCAGTAGGGGGACCCGCATCCAGCCGCTGATCCACGGGGGCATACAGGAACAGGGGCGGAGAGCCGGCACCGAAGATGTCCCCGCCATTGTCGGGCTGGGAAAAGCCTCGGTCATGGCAAAAGAAAAAATTCTTGAAGAGATGAAACGTATCGCCGCATTACGAAACAAACTGGAAAAGGGGCTGATCAATCAAATCGATGAATTGAAGGTGAATGGTCATCCGGAGAAACGTCTTCCCGGCTTTCTGAATATTTGCGTTAGATATGTGGAAGGTGAAGGGATGATCATGATGCTGGTCTCCAGGGGGATCATGGCGGCCAGCGGTTCAGCCTGTTCTTCCAAGGCATTGAAGGCGTCTCATGTATTGACGGCCATGGGTGTGGACCATGCCACGGCACAGGGATCCCTCCTGTTCAGTCTCGGCAGGGAAACCCAAGAAGAAGATATTGATTATGTCCTTGCCGAGATGCCCCCGGTCATTAAAAGGCTCAGAATGATGTCTCCCATCTATCCCGGGAATCGTTCCTGA
- a CDS encoding ABC transporter permease: MNGIEEIGKVIMLFFNALVWTFQPPFFFKNTIKQMLEVGVHSIPVVLITATFTGMVLALQTHTGFQRFNAESLVGTVVALSMTRELGPVLTGLIVAGRAGSAMAAELGTMRVTEQIDALYTLATNPIKYLVVPRLIAGLVMLPIMTVLSDIVGIYGGLFVSVTILDANQTVYLRRTWDYLEYNDIYSGLLKAAVFGLIISLIGCYKGFYTQGGAEGVGKATTGSVVISSMLILISDYFMTAILF, from the coding sequence CTGAATGGCATTGAAGAGATCGGAAAGGTGATCATGCTTTTCTTCAATGCCCTGGTCTGGACTTTCCAGCCCCCTTTCTTTTTCAAGAATACCATTAAACAGATGCTGGAGGTCGGCGTCCATTCGATCCCGGTTGTCCTGATCACGGCCACCTTTACCGGGATGGTCCTCGCCCTTCAGACCCATACCGGATTCCAGCGCTTTAATGCAGAAAGCCTGGTCGGCACGGTAGTGGCCCTCTCCATGACCCGGGAACTCGGACCTGTGCTGACCGGATTGATCGTCGCCGGCCGGGCCGGATCGGCCATGGCGGCGGAACTCGGAACCATGCGGGTGACCGAACAGATTGACGCCCTCTACACCCTGGCAACCAATCCGATCAAATATCTGGTCGTTCCCCGGCTGATTGCCGGCCTGGTGATGCTCCCGATCATGACGGTCCTTTCGGATATCGTGGGAATCTACGGGGGGCTCTTTGTGAGCGTGACCATCCTGGACGCGAATCAGACGGTTTATCTCCGTAGGACCTGGGACTACCTGGAGTATAACGACATCTACAGCGGCCTCTTGAAGGCCGCCGTCTTCGGCCTGATCATCTCCCTGATCGGCTGCTACAAAGGTTTTTACACCCAGGGGGGAGCCGAAGGGGTGGGAAAAGCCACCACGGGTTCCGTGGTCATCTCCTCCATGCTGATCCTGATCTCGGACTATTTCATGACGGCCATCCTGTTTTGA
- a CDS encoding Fe-S cluster assembly scaffold protein NifU, with protein sequence MQHSDYSEKVMDHFNNPRNMGEIRNPDGESQVGNPTCGDMMQIQIKVEDGKIKEAKFKTFGCVAAIATSSISTEMIIGKTLEEAEKLTNDAVALALDGLPAHKRHCSVLAAEAIQAAIQNYREHALGGAK encoded by the coding sequence ATGCAGCATTCAGATTACAGTGAAAAGGTCATGGACCATTTTAATAATCCCAGAAACATGGGGGAAATCCGGAATCCGGATGGAGAAAGCCAGGTCGGAAATCCAACCTGCGGGGATATGATGCAGATCCAGATCAAGGTGGAGGATGGCAAGATCAAGGAGGCCAAGTTCAAGACCTTCGGCTGTGTTGCGGCCATTGCCACCAGCAGCATTTCAACGGAAATGATTATCGGAAAGACCCTTGAAGAGGCTGAAAAACTGACCAACGATGCCGTGGCCCTGGCTCTTGACGGGCTTCCTGCGCATAAGCGGCATTGCTCGGTTTTGGCGGCGGAGGCTATCCAGGCCGCCATCCAGAACTACCGGGAACATGCCCTCGGCGGCGCGAAATAA
- a CDS encoding thioredoxin-disulfide reductase: protein MIRHILIIGSGPAGYTAAIYNARADLAPLLIEGPQPGGQLTITTEVENFPGFSQGIMGPELMEEMKKQALRFGAEIISAQVESADFSTRPFMIRLDNHEEIRSKTVIIATGASARLLGIPSERRLMGRGVSACATCDGFFFRDKEITVIGGGDTALEEAIFLTRFASKVTVVHRRDEFRASRIMQDRASANKKIHFVLDSVIEQILGEDKAQVTGLRIRNVKSGEVTDIPCEGVFIAIGHAPNTKVFQGQIELDAKGYIALKGKTRTSVSGVFAAGDVVDPVYKQAITAAGMGCMAALDAERFLTEEGET, encoded by the coding sequence ATGATCCGTCATATCTTGATTATCGGCTCAGGACCCGCAGGCTATACCGCGGCAATCTATAACGCGAGGGCTGATCTCGCACCCCTGCTGATAGAAGGACCCCAGCCCGGCGGGCAGCTGACCATCACCACCGAGGTAGAAAACTTTCCCGGTTTTTCCCAGGGGATCATGGGCCCTGAGTTGATGGAGGAGATGAAGAAACAGGCCCTCCGGTTCGGCGCCGAAATCATCTCCGCACAGGTCGAATCCGCGGACTTCTCAACCCGCCCTTTTATGATCCGGCTGGATAACCATGAGGAGATCCGGTCCAAGACGGTGATCATCGCCACCGGGGCCTCGGCCCGGCTGCTCGGAATTCCGAGCGAAAGACGTTTGATGGGCCGAGGGGTTTCGGCCTGCGCGACCTGTGACGGGTTCTTTTTCCGAGACAAAGAGATCACCGTGATCGGGGGCGGAGACACGGCCCTGGAAGAGGCCATCTTCCTTACCCGATTTGCGAGCAAGGTCACGGTCGTACACCGGAGAGATGAATTCCGGGCCTCGAGAATCATGCAGGACCGGGCCTCGGCCAATAAAAAAATCCATTTCGTTTTGGACTCAGTGATCGAACAGATCCTCGGCGAGGACAAAGCACAGGTCACGGGACTCCGGATCAGAAATGTCAAGAGTGGAGAGGTCACGGACATCCCCTGCGAAGGGGTCTTCATCGCCATCGGGCATGCGCCCAACACCAAAGTCTTCCAGGGACAGATCGAGCTCGATGCAAAGGGGTACATCGCTCTCAAGGGGAAAACGCGCACCAGCGTATCCGGTGTCTTCGCGGCAGGTGACGTGGTCGATCCGGTCTACAAGCAGGCCATCACCGCGGCGGGCATGGGGTGCATGGCCGCCCTGGATGCAGAGCGCTTTTTAACTGAGGAGGGAGAGACATGA
- a CDS encoding DNA repair protein RadA, giving the protein MTKIKSYFACQSCGYQTYKWIGRCPDCGKWNSFIEEREASGTFSKNHVRPEPVSLGEVSKDQEERIPIGLSEMDRVLGGGLVQGSVTLIGGDPGIGKSTLLLQIADSLSRQGQEILYVTAEESLRQVKIRADRLGINRSSLKLLSENCLEGVMQVISDLSPGMVVIDSVQTVYTDTIQSAPGSVSQVREVAGILTRMAKQKDISVFLIGHVTKDGSIAGPRVLEHIVDTVLYFEGDQGHAYRIIRTIKNRFGSTQEIGVFEMKEQGLVEVKNPSEMFLAERQSAVPGSVVVASMEGTRPILVELQALVTPVEFGVPRRMTTGVDKNRVNLLIAVLEKRAGIPLNSQDVFVNVVGGITLTEPAAELGIISAVVSNFRGIPMGEKTLVFGETGLGGEVRSVSRPQARIREAAKLGFRRCILPKRSLSEVDALGMELVGVDGIDALLEILL; this is encoded by the coding sequence ATGACCAAGATAAAGAGCTATTTCGCCTGCCAGTCCTGCGGATACCAGACTTACAAATGGATCGGCCGGTGTCCGGACTGCGGCAAATGGAACAGTTTCATAGAAGAACGTGAGGCATCCGGAACTTTTTCCAAAAATCATGTCCGGCCCGAACCGGTCTCGCTCGGTGAGGTCAGCAAGGATCAGGAAGAGAGGATCCCGATCGGACTTTCTGAAATGGACCGCGTCCTGGGGGGCGGGCTGGTCCAGGGCTCGGTGACCCTGATCGGGGGCGACCCCGGCATCGGAAAATCCACCCTGTTGCTTCAGATCGCCGACTCCTTGTCACGTCAGGGACAGGAGATCCTATATGTCACGGCCGAAGAATCCCTCCGGCAGGTGAAGATCCGAGCCGACCGTCTCGGCATCAACCGCTCTTCACTTAAGCTCTTATCCGAAAACTGTCTTGAGGGGGTCATGCAGGTCATCTCCGACCTTTCCCCCGGCATGGTCGTTATCGATTCGGTACAGACGGTCTACACGGACACCATCCAGTCCGCCCCGGGCTCTGTCAGCCAGGTTAGGGAGGTCGCCGGCATCCTCACCCGCATGGCCAAGCAAAAGGATATCTCAGTCTTTCTGATCGGCCATGTGACCAAGGACGGAAGCATTGCAGGGCCCAGGGTCCTCGAGCATATCGTGGATACGGTCCTCTATTTCGAGGGGGACCAGGGACATGCCTACCGGATCATCCGAACCATCAAAAACCGTTTCGGGTCCACTCAGGAGATCGGCGTCTTCGAGATGAAGGAACAAGGCCTTGTAGAGGTCAAGAACCCTTCGGAGATGTTTCTTGCAGAACGCCAGAGCGCCGTCCCCGGGTCCGTGGTCGTGGCCAGCATGGAGGGAACCCGGCCGATCCTTGTCGAGCTTCAGGCCCTGGTCACACCCGTGGAGTTCGGCGTTCCGAGGAGGATGACCACCGGAGTGGACAAGAACCGGGTGAATCTCCTGATCGCCGTCCTGGAGAAGCGGGCCGGCATCCCCCTGAACAGCCAGGACGTCTTCGTCAATGTGGTGGGCGGGATCACCCTGACCGAACCGGCCGCGGAGCTTGGAATCATCTCCGCCGTGGTCTCCAATTTCAGGGGGATCCCCATGGGAGAGAAGACCCTTGTTTTCGGAGAGACCGGTCTCGGAGGAGAAGTCCGTTCGGTCAGCCGGCCCCAGGCCAGGATCCGTGAGGCCGCCAAACTCGGATTCAGGCGCTGCATTTTACCCAAGCGTTCACTCTCCGAAGTGGATGCCCTCGGCATGGAACTCGTCGGCGTGGACGGGATCGATGCCTTGCTCGAGATTCTTCTATGA
- a CDS encoding replicative DNA helicase: protein MLEKVPPQNIEAEQAVLGSILLQNTAMNKALEQIVSADFYTTGHQKIFAAMTQMNMAGEAIDLVTLREHLSRKNLMDSVGGTAYLSQLTDVVPTAANILHYIRIVKQKSIARRLIHVATDIVREGFSEGLSVEQLLESAEKRIFEISGENIRRGFVDIRSILKDSFEVIERLYEKQELITGIPTGFTDLDIKTSGFQPSDLIVVAGRPSMGKTSLCLNIAQYAAIKAKKPVAIFSLEMSKEQLVLRMLCAEAKVDAHRLRTGQLSKSDWPRLTLAAGELSEAPIFIDDTPAISVLEMRAKSRRLTMEHGISLIIVDYLQLMRGQTSSERREQEISEISRSLKALAKELRIPVIALSQLNRGVETRQDKKPQLSDLRESGAIEQDADVILFVYRDEVYKETEDNLGKAEIIIGKQRNGPTGMVPLHFEKKYTLFQNYSPREQEKDYAESTSHYS from the coding sequence ATCCTGGAGAAAGTCCCTCCTCAGAACATCGAGGCCGAACAGGCGGTGCTGGGGTCGATCCTGCTTCAGAACACGGCCATGAACAAGGCCCTGGAGCAGATCGTCAGCGCCGATTTCTATACGACCGGCCACCAGAAGATCTTCGCCGCCATGACCCAGATGAACATGGCCGGCGAGGCCATAGACCTGGTGACCCTGCGGGAGCACCTCTCACGAAAGAACCTCATGGATAGCGTGGGCGGAACGGCGTATCTCTCCCAACTGACCGATGTCGTTCCTACGGCGGCAAACATCCTGCATTACATCCGTATCGTCAAGCAGAAATCGATCGCCCGCAGATTAATCCACGTGGCCACAGATATCGTCCGAGAGGGATTCAGTGAGGGGTTGAGCGTGGAACAACTGCTGGAGTCCGCGGAAAAGCGGATCTTCGAAATCTCAGGCGAGAACATCCGCAGGGGATTCGTGGATATCCGCAGCATCCTTAAAGACAGTTTCGAGGTCATCGAGCGCCTTTATGAGAAGCAGGAACTGATCACCGGCATTCCGACCGGATTTACGGATCTGGATATCAAGACATCGGGATTCCAACCCTCCGACCTGATTGTCGTCGCAGGACGTCCATCCATGGGAAAGACGTCCCTTTGTCTGAACATCGCCCAGTATGCGGCAATCAAGGCAAAAAAACCCGTGGCTATTTTTTCCCTGGAGATGTCCAAGGAACAGTTGGTCTTACGCATGCTTTGTGCAGAAGCAAAAGTGGACGCCCACCGTTTACGCACCGGCCAGCTTTCGAAATCCGACTGGCCGAGGTTGACGCTGGCAGCGGGAGAACTCTCCGAGGCGCCCATTTTTATCGATGATACGCCGGCCATCTCCGTGCTGGAGATGCGGGCCAAGAGCCGAAGACTGACCATGGAACACGGCATCTCTCTGATCATCGTGGACTACCTGCAACTGATGCGCGGGCAGACCTCCTCGGAACGGCGTGAACAGGAGATCTCCGAGATCTCCCGTTCTCTCAAGGCCCTGGCCAAGGAACTGCGTATTCCGGTCATCGCGCTGTCCCAGTTGAACCGGGGCGTGGAGACCCGGCAGGATAAAAAACCTCAGCTTTCGGACCTTCGCGAATCGGGCGCCATCGAGCAGGATGCGGATGTGATTCTATTTGTCTACCGGGATGAAGTCTATAAAGAGACCGAGGACAACCTGGGCAAGGCCGAAATCATTATCGGGAAACAGAGAAACGGACCCACAGGAATGGTTCCCCTTCATTTTGAAAAGAAATATACCCTGTTTCAAAACTACAGCCCCCGGGAACAGGAAAAGGACTATGCCGAGTCCACGTCCCACTATAGCTGA
- a CDS encoding ABC transporter ATP-binding protein: MIKIVELSKSFGENHVLQGVDLEIKEGESMVVIGGSGSGKSVLIKHIIGILRPDTGRIYVAGEDIAQVSEHELNQVRKKFGMLFQAAALFDSLSVWENVGFGLKQHTRLSNKEIREKAREKLAMVGLYDVEDLRPSELSGGMQKRVGLARAIAMEPQILLYDEPTTGLDPINADMINNLIIDMREKLNVTSVAITHDMVSAYKIADRIAMLYRGKILQIGAPSEIQATENPYVRQFIAGSAVGPITEDLEKELMERSAK, encoded by the coding sequence ATGATTAAAATTGTAGAGTTGAGCAAATCCTTTGGCGAGAACCATGTGCTTCAGGGAGTGGACCTGGAGATCAAGGAAGGTGAGAGCATGGTCGTTATCGGGGGGAGCGGATCCGGCAAGAGCGTCCTGATCAAGCACATCATCGGCATCCTCCGTCCGGACACGGGGCGGATCTACGTGGCCGGAGAAGATATTGCTCAGGTCAGTGAACATGAGCTGAACCAGGTGAGAAAAAAATTCGGGATGCTCTTTCAGGCGGCCGCCCTGTTCGACTCTCTGTCCGTATGGGAAAACGTGGGGTTCGGTCTGAAACAGCATACCCGCCTGTCGAACAAGGAGATCCGGGAAAAAGCCCGTGAAAAGCTGGCCATGGTCGGGCTCTATGATGTGGAAGACCTTCGCCCGTCGGAACTTTCCGGCGGTATGCAGAAACGGGTGGGTCTGGCCAGGGCCATCGCCATGGAACCTCAGATCCTCCTGTATGATGAACCGACCACCGGCCTCGACCCCATCAACGCCGATATGATCAACAACCTGATCATCGACATGCGGGAAAAGCTGAATGTGACCTCCGTAGCCATCACCCATGACATGGTCAGTGCGTACAAGATAGCGGACAGGATTGCCATGCTCTACAGGGGGAAGATCCTGCAGATCGGCGCCCCCTCGGAGATCCAGGCCACGGAGAATCCCTATGTCCGCCAGTTCATAGCGGGCAGCGCGGTGGGCCCGATCACTGAAGATCTTGAAAAAGAATTGATGGAAAGGAGCGCCAAATGA
- a CDS encoding 50S ribosomal protein L9: MKVILREDVENLGRIGDMVQVKPGYARNYLIPQGKAGEATVRNIKALEHQKKLVQDRIMKTVKSAEALAQRIESVSVTISQKVGENDRLFGSVTTLHIADALKEEGIEVDKKKILLEEPIKQLGVYSVPIKLHTEVTANLKVWIVEDKE; encoded by the coding sequence ATGAAAGTCATTCTCAGAGAGGATGTTGAAAATCTTGGAAGGATCGGCGATATGGTGCAGGTCAAACCCGGCTATGCACGGAACTATCTGATCCCTCAGGGAAAGGCCGGCGAGGCTACGGTGCGTAATATCAAGGCGCTTGAACATCAGAAGAAGCTGGTGCAGGACCGGATCATGAAGACCGTCAAGTCGGCCGAGGCGCTTGCACAGAGGATAGAATCCGTTTCCGTGACGATCTCACAAAAGGTGGGTGAAAACGACCGCCTCTTCGGTTCCGTCACGACCTTGCATATTGCAGATGCCTTGAAGGAAGAAGGGATCGAAGTCGACAAAAAGAAAATCCTTCTGGAAGAACCGATCAAACAACTCGGAGTCTATAGTGTCCCCATCAAACTGCATACGGAGGTGACTGCGAATCTGAAGGTCTGGATCGTAGAAGATAAGGAATGA